Genomic window (Mycolicibacterium smegmatis):
CGATGTCTTTGGCGTGCGCAGGATCGGTGGCCCGCAGTTCTTCGGCCGACAACGCGATCAGCTCGTCGTTGGTGGCGAAGGTCAGGTTGCCGTTCGCGCGACCGAACAGCATGCCCAGCCCGTTGTTGTAACTCGTGCGGGTGCCAAGCAGCGGCGTGGATCCGTCGGCGTTGGCGGCGTTGAACAACGTGGTGTCACCGGCGCGGTTCTGCAGCGCCACTCCGAGCTCGCGCCAGCCCGACTCGATGAACTCGAACGCCGGACGGAACACCACGCTCTGGTTCGACGCGGCCAGCGTGAGGTTGAGCTTCTTGCCGTCCTTCTCCCGGATACCGTCGCCGCCGACCTTCCAACCGGCCTCGTCGAGCAGCGCCGCGGCCCTTCGGGGGTCGTATCCCAGATCTGCGCTCTCGTCGGTGAACAGCGGATCGTCGTGTCCCAGAACGGAATCAGCAGCCCGATAACTGGGGGACAGCACGGTGTCGACGACGGCCTGGCGGTCGATGCCCAGTTGCAGCGCGCGGCGGACCCGTTGATCGCTGACCAGCTCGTTGTTGATGCGAAATCCGACGATGTTGGCGGTGAGGATCGGCGCGGCCACCGGAATCACCTGGAAGCCACCCTGGGCCAGGGCCGGTTCGTCGGTGGGCTGGATGCCGCGGGCGAGATCGACCTGTCCCGACTGCACGGCACCGGCCCGCAGGCCGGGTTCGCCGATCACCCGCACCACGAGCTTGTCGAGGTACGCAGCGCCCTGGTTGGGTGAATTGACCGGCGGCCACGCGTAATCCGGCCGTTTGGTGAGCACGACCTCCTGGTCGGGGACGTGCGACTGGTAGACGAAAGGTCCAGAGCCGACGACGTTCTCGATCTTGGCCTGGCCGTCGAAATCGAGCGCCAGGGTCTTCTCCCCGCGGATCCCGGCGCGACCGTTGGCGACGACGCGGTAGAAGTTGCTGTTGGGTTGGTCGAGGAACACGGTGATGGTGTTGCCGTTGACCTCACTGTGGTCGTACCCGACGAAATCGCTGAACGGCGGGATCTTCTTGGCCGGATCTCCCTTGCCGAGTTGATCGAAGTTCGCCTTGACGACCTCGGCGGTCAACGGGGTTCCATCGCTGAAGGTGACATCGTCGCGGATCGTGAAGGTGTACCGGGTCGCGTCGTCGTTGCGGCTGAACTCTTCGGCCAGCCAGCCGTACACCTCACCGGTCTTCGGGTCGAGGTACACCAGCCGGTCGACGACCTGGAACAGCAGATTGGCTGTCGTGTAGTTGGTGCTCAGCGCGTCGGTGACGAACTGCACGTCGGAGAAGGTGAGGGTGCCGCCGGGCTGCGGCTGCCCACTCGGTCCGGAACTGGCCGACTGCTGCTGACCGGAGCAGGCTGCCAGCACCGCCACCGCAAGGGTGCCGGCAATCATTTTGTGCAAACGGCGCATCGGGTCCTCGTCTGGGAGTCGGGGGACGGCCACGATGCACAGTCGCGGTGGGGCAAAGCTTTTCGCCGGCACACCGGCAGTGTCGGACCGCCCGAACGTACGCCGAACGTTAGGGGCGGGGTCCAACGCGCTCAACAATTTATCTTGCAGTGCGCAAAAGTATCCTGCCCGGGCGATATTCGCGACGCGATGACCGGAAAGGTCTGCGGAGCGGGACTACAGGTGAGGCTGGGCGGCCACGGCCGCGCACGCCTTCGGGGTACGCCAGGCGCGCGGCAGGGCCACCGCGACGCCGATCACGCCGAGGGCCAGAGGTACCAGCAACGCCAACCGGTAC
Coding sequences:
- a CDS encoding ABC transporter substrate-binding protein, which codes for MRRLHKMIAGTLAVAVLAACSGQQQSASSGPSGQPQPGGTLTFSDVQFVTDALSTNYTTANLLFQVVDRLVYLDPKTGEVYGWLAEEFSRNDDATRYTFTIRDDVTFSDGTPLTAEVVKANFDQLGKGDPAKKIPPFSDFVGYDHSEVNGNTITVFLDQPNSNFYRVVANGRAGIRGEKTLALDFDGQAKIENVVGSGPFVYQSHVPDQEVVLTKRPDYAWPPVNSPNQGAAYLDKLVVRVIGEPGLRAGAVQSGQVDLARGIQPTDEPALAQGGFQVIPVAAPILTANIVGFRINNELVSDQRVRRALQLGIDRQAVVDTVLSPSYRAADSVLGHDDPLFTDESADLGYDPRRAAALLDEAGWKVGGDGIREKDGKKLNLTLAASNQSVVFRPAFEFIESGWRELGVALQNRAGDTTLFNAANADGSTPLLGTRTSYNNGLGMLFGRANGNLTFATNDELIALSAEELRATDPAHAKDIAARIQKKVIDDQLALILWDEVQVHAAAPNVHVEFTNYTEPLFQSAWKN